In the Halodesulfovibrio sp. genome, one interval contains:
- a CDS encoding ABC transporter permease: MLAFLIRRISQSAVVLLVMSLLVFVGVFYIGNPIDILIAPDATPAEYARAVHELGLDKPLWEQYTIFLKGALHGDFGNSFVYNEPALKVILDRLPATLELAFTAMFIAVIFGIPLGMVAGMKANSWIGRNIMRFSILGFSLPTFWVGLMLIIIFSVHLNWLPSGGRGETVMLLGIPVSFLTLGGLAHLILPATNLALFKTSLAIRLTRAGVQENMQMDYVKFARAKGLSETRVIGLHVMKNIMIPVITVLGMEFGSLIAFAVVTETIFAWPGMGKLVIDSIGVLDRPIIVAYLLITVAMFIIINLVVDILYSILDPRVRLGQER; this comes from the coding sequence ATGCTCGCTTTCCTTATACGTCGCATATCGCAGAGCGCTGTCGTTCTGCTTGTTATGTCCCTGCTAGTTTTCGTGGGCGTGTTTTACATCGGTAACCCTATCGATATTCTAATCGCACCGGACGCGACTCCGGCTGAATATGCACGCGCTGTCCATGAACTGGGACTGGATAAACCGTTGTGGGAACAGTACACCATCTTTTTGAAAGGTGCTCTGCATGGCGATTTCGGTAACTCTTTTGTGTATAACGAACCGGCACTCAAGGTTATTCTTGATCGCCTCCCTGCCACACTGGAGCTTGCGTTTACTGCCATGTTTATTGCAGTAATTTTCGGCATTCCACTCGGTATGGTTGCCGGTATGAAAGCAAACAGCTGGATTGGAAGAAACATTATGCGTTTCTCAATCCTCGGATTCAGTCTGCCGACGTTCTGGGTCGGGCTTATGCTTATCATCATATTCTCGGTACACCTGAACTGGCTGCCTTCGGGGGGACGAGGCGAAACTGTCATGCTTCTGGGCATTCCTGTCAGCTTTCTTACGCTCGGTGGGCTGGCACATCTTATTTTGCCTGCCACCAACCTTGCCCTGTTTAAGACATCACTCGCTATCCGCCTTACCCGCGCTGGTGTGCAAGAAAACATGCAGATGGACTACGTTAAATTTGCCCGTGCAAAAGGCTTGTCCGAAACCCGTGTTATCGGGCTGCATGTTATGAAAAACATCATGATTCCGGTTATTACAGTTCTTGGTATGGAGTTCGGTAGCCTCATTGCCTTTGCAGTTGTTACCGAAACCATTTTTGCATGGCCGGGAATGGGCAAACTGGTTATCGACTCTATCGGTGTGCTTGATCGTCCGATTATCGTAGCCTACCTGCTTATTACCGTAGCAATGTTCATCATTATTAACTTAGTTGTGGACATTCTGTACTCCATTCTTGACCCGCGCGTACGCCTTGGTCAGGAACGATAA
- a CDS encoding sulfite exporter TauE/SafE family protein, producing MEHILFIAMGWLVGGFVNGLAGFGAAMVAMPIISYVTDVSVLVPSATMIVLTLNCHAGWVYRNHIEWRYTRPLLIGALPGVVLSAYALQFAPEQLLRLGMGAFVAVYALWNLYSVTKEQRTINPAWGYVAGALSSSLGMAFSFNGPPLAVYTAYCGCPKNAVKAVISAGFILTGVLIVSTQFAVGNIDSFALTIYAASVPAVVIGSKLGIYCSTFISEAVYRKFFFVLMIILGAKIAVTALQAIL from the coding sequence ATGGAACATATTCTTTTTATTGCTATGGGGTGGCTTGTTGGCGGTTTTGTAAACGGGCTTGCCGGATTTGGGGCAGCAATGGTTGCAATGCCGATCATCAGTTATGTTACAGATGTTTCGGTTTTGGTACCCAGTGCCACAATGATTGTGCTTACTCTTAACTGCCATGCAGGCTGGGTGTATCGAAATCATATTGAATGGCGGTATACCAGACCGTTGTTGATAGGTGCACTTCCGGGCGTGGTGCTGAGCGCATATGCATTACAATTTGCACCGGAACAATTGCTTAGGCTTGGTATGGGGGCGTTTGTTGCTGTGTATGCTCTCTGGAACTTGTACTCGGTAACAAAGGAGCAGCGCACGATTAATCCTGCGTGGGGTTATGTAGCAGGTGCTCTATCCAGCTCCCTTGGAATGGCATTCAGCTTTAATGGTCCTCCGCTTGCGGTGTATACTGCGTACTGCGGATGCCCGAAAAATGCAGTGAAAGCTGTCATCAGTGCAGGATTTATTCTCACTGGCGTGCTTATTGTTTCAACACAATTTGCCGTAGGGAATATTGATAGTTTTGCACTCACTATCTACGCGGCGTCTGTTCCAGCTGTAGTGATCGGGAGTAAGTTAGGAATATATTGTTCGACATTTATTTCTGAAGCTGTGTACCGCAAGTTTTTCTTTGTTCTGATGATAATTCTCGGAGCAAAAATCGCGGTAACGGCATTACAAGCTATATTGTAA
- a CDS encoding DUF4125 family protein — protein sequence MQTTPNRDEMIKDVIERELVMFLNTKNEGGTASCQEDPDMFRKWRWMTFSVLSDEYIASYHEDLIQAERMGRNLMTEKYARMDNLIPCVSPNMDKVRAITAIERQWMQELFQEFPFLFPQSLARFDMYFPAEMETLSERSLDLYRQCVDTAMQKGENLARTRYANFYADMGMGTLEELESRLRAKIHQSS from the coding sequence ATGCAAACCACTCCAAATAGAGATGAGATGATTAAGGACGTAATCGAGCGCGAACTGGTTATGTTTTTAAATACTAAAAACGAAGGCGGAACTGCTTCCTGTCAAGAAGATCCGGACATGTTTCGCAAGTGGCGCTGGATGACATTTTCTGTGCTTTCCGATGAATACATTGCTTCATACCATGAAGATTTGATTCAGGCAGAGCGTATGGGGCGTAACTTAATGACTGAAAAGTACGCACGTATGGATAATCTTATTCCGTGTGTGTCCCCGAACATGGATAAGGTTCGTGCAATTACGGCGATAGAACGTCAGTGGATGCAGGAGCTTTTCCAAGAATTTCCTTTCCTTTTTCCTCAGTCACTCGCACGTTTTGACATGTATTTTCCAGCAGAGATGGAAACACTGTCCGAACGGAGTCTCGATTTATACCGCCAGTGTGTAGATACTGCGATGCAGAAAGGCGAAAATTTAGCACGTACCCGTTATGCTAATTTCTATGCAGACATGGGAATGGGCACTTTAGAAGAATTAGAAAGCCGTTTGCGTGCTAAAATTCATCAAAGCTCATAG
- a CDS encoding ABC transporter ATP-binding protein, with product MSTPLLEITNLKTHFFTRAGVAKAVNGISLTIEKGEVVGIVGESGSGKSVTGFSIMGLVDEPGRVVDGSIKFKGRELLTQSTEEWRNFRGNEVAMIFQDPMMTLNPVLRIDTQMIEAVRTHKKVSKAEARERAIEALGMVGIPSPEKRVKAYPHQFSGGMRQRVAIATGLLNHPDLIIADEPTTALDVTIQSQILSEMQQLCRKTGMSLMWVTHDLTVIAGLANRVAVMYAGKIIEEGPVEAVLDKPLHPYTEGLVGSVPSRNHRGEPLYQIPGMTPSLINLPEGCSFRMRCPKATEKCLCKPPVTETENGRRVCCFHPNL from the coding sequence ATGAGCACTCCATTACTCGAAATTACCAATCTTAAAACACACTTCTTTACCCGTGCTGGCGTGGCTAAAGCTGTTAACGGCATTTCTCTTACCATCGAAAAGGGAGAGGTTGTCGGTATTGTGGGTGAATCCGGCAGTGGTAAATCCGTAACTGGTTTTTCAATCATGGGACTGGTGGATGAGCCGGGTCGTGTTGTTGATGGCTCTATTAAATTCAAAGGACGGGAGCTGTTAACGCAGTCTACAGAAGAATGGCGCAACTTCCGCGGCAATGAAGTTGCTATGATCTTTCAAGATCCGATGATGACGTTGAATCCGGTTTTGCGCATCGATACTCAAATGATCGAAGCGGTCCGTACCCATAAAAAAGTCAGCAAAGCAGAAGCGCGAGAGCGTGCCATCGAAGCTCTTGGCATGGTGGGAATTCCTTCACCGGAAAAACGAGTCAAAGCTTACCCGCACCAGTTCTCAGGTGGTATGCGTCAGCGTGTTGCTATTGCAACAGGTTTACTTAACCACCCTGACCTTATTATTGCGGATGAGCCGACCACTGCGCTTGATGTAACCATCCAAAGTCAGATTCTTTCTGAGATGCAGCAGTTATGCCGCAAAACTGGCATGTCTCTTATGTGGGTTACGCATGACCTTACAGTTATTGCCGGATTAGCAAATCGTGTTGCCGTTATGTACGCTGGAAAAATTATTGAAGAAGGTCCAGTAGAGGCGGTGCTCGACAAGCCGCTTCACCCGTACACTGAAGGACTGGTAGGTTCTGTGCCAAGCCGTAACCATCGTGGCGAACCGCTGTATCAGATTCCGGGTATGACTCCTTCCCTCATCAATTTACCTGAAGGCTGCTCCTTCCGCATGCGATGTCCTAAAGCGACAGAAAAATGTCTGTGTAAGCCGCCGGTAACCGAAACAGAGAACGGGCGCCGTGTCTGCTGTTTTCATCCAAACCTGTAA
- a CDS encoding M20 family metallopeptidase, with protein MITEVRKFIAAHEQEMVSLLQKLVEINSYTGNKSGVDAVATVIQQECESIGLHVRREARTEVGDNLVIETQLHKDGVKGLLMCGHMDTVFPPELGFNSFTQDATNFYGPGVADMKCGLVVGIYLLKALDALGLLQNMSIAFICNSDEETGSTHSAELILQEAENSFAGFVLESTKEGGELVIGRKGRMTFELEVTGKAGHAGNVGAHKASAILEIAHQIQAYEALNDIEQGTSVNVGTVEGGVGANTVAEKARAIVEFRYSKKECGDNVWKAVQELAAKPFTEGTTCSVKTMTARPPMVTNDAILGLYDMVKEVGTKHGYDIQCAHCGGGSDANIISQTGIPVIDGIGPLGGKLHSVEEFLVSATIPERAVLATLVVAKAWEQYCCSK; from the coding sequence ATGATTACAGAAGTTCGCAAATTTATTGCTGCGCATGAGCAGGAAATGGTTTCGCTGTTGCAAAAATTAGTTGAGATAAACAGCTATACTGGAAACAAATCTGGAGTAGATGCCGTTGCAACAGTTATTCAACAGGAATGCGAGTCCATAGGATTGCATGTTCGCCGTGAAGCGCGCACAGAAGTCGGTGACAACCTTGTTATTGAAACACAACTGCATAAAGACGGTGTAAAAGGTCTGCTTATGTGTGGACATATGGATACAGTCTTTCCACCGGAGCTAGGATTTAATTCTTTCACTCAGGACGCCACAAATTTTTATGGTCCGGGTGTTGCGGATATGAAATGCGGTTTGGTTGTGGGTATCTACCTGTTAAAGGCGCTTGATGCTCTTGGCTTATTGCAGAACATGTCTATTGCTTTTATTTGTAACTCAGATGAAGAGACAGGTTCAACACACTCCGCAGAACTTATTTTGCAAGAAGCGGAAAACAGTTTTGCAGGGTTTGTTCTGGAATCTACAAAAGAAGGCGGCGAACTCGTAATCGGACGAAAAGGTCGCATGACATTTGAGTTAGAAGTCACAGGCAAGGCTGGGCATGCTGGAAATGTTGGTGCACACAAAGCCAGTGCCATTCTTGAAATAGCGCACCAAATTCAAGCGTACGAAGCCTTGAATGATATCGAACAGGGAACCAGCGTTAATGTTGGAACCGTTGAGGGTGGCGTTGGTGCCAATACCGTTGCTGAAAAAGCCCGCGCTATTGTAGAGTTTCGATACAGCAAAAAAGAATGCGGTGACAATGTGTGGAAAGCGGTGCAGGAGCTTGCGGCAAAACCATTCACTGAAGGAACAACTTGCTCAGTAAAAACAATGACTGCGCGTCCTCCAATGGTTACGAATGATGCCATTTTAGGGCTGTACGATATGGTAAAGGAAGTCGGCACAAAGCATGGCTATGACATTCAATGTGCGCACTGCGGCGGTGGTTCTGACGCAAATATTATTTCCCAAACAGGCATTCCTGTTATCGACGGTATCGGTCCGTTAGGCGGAAAGCTGCATTCTGTGGAAGAATTTCTTGTTTCTGCAACAATTCCGGAACGCGCAGTTCTTGCCACACTTGTTGTCGCTAAAGCATGGGAACAATATTGCTGCTCAAAATAA
- a CDS encoding ABC transporter substrate-binding protein encodes MRNRFMALVTVCMLLLVCAAGAFAQTLTIGLKGEPTSLDPHFHNVNANNEQAIYVFDKLIRQDSRQKLMPGLAVSWSPVSDNVWEVKLREGVTFHDGSPFTAEDVKFTIERIPTVPNSPSSYTAMVSAIKEMEIVDPLTIRFHTDGPSPLLPRNLSTFNIISKKHGEGATTADFNSGKATIGTGPYMLVEWKRGDSIIYKRNDNYWGEKMPWETIIAKPITNDGTRVAALKSGDVDLINFVPPADVAHLSKDAKLTMSKSPSTRLIYLHLDSDRDDSPMVTDNNGKKIKNPLKDVRVRKAISKAIHRKAIAARIMDGLAVPAAQMVPEGYEGTSKNLKPEEYDPKGAKALLAEAGYPEGFKITIHGPNDRYVNDGDIAQAIAQMLTKVGIKTEVNTMPKSVYFGKASALEFSLMLVGWATDTGEHSNCIAALLHTYDKEKGFGSSNRGRYSNPKVDALLEEALVTVDPVKHNELLVEAVELGLGEVGIVPIHYQVNVWAMKKGLNYEGRADGYTLPRAISVAK; translated from the coding sequence ATGCGTAATAGATTTATGGCTCTTGTCACCGTCTGCATGCTGCTGCTCGTGTGCGCTGCTGGTGCTTTTGCACAGACGCTGACCATCGGTCTGAAAGGTGAACCAACCTCTCTTGACCCGCATTTCCATAACGTAAATGCAAACAACGAACAGGCTATTTATGTTTTCGACAAACTCATCCGTCAGGATTCTCGTCAAAAACTTATGCCGGGACTCGCTGTTTCCTGGTCTCCAGTAAGCGACAACGTATGGGAAGTTAAACTTCGCGAAGGCGTAACTTTCCACGACGGTTCTCCATTTACCGCAGAAGACGTTAAATTTACTATCGAACGTATCCCGACTGTTCCTAACAGCCCGTCTTCTTACACTGCAATGGTCAGTGCCATTAAAGAAATGGAAATTGTGGACCCGCTCACCATTCGATTCCACACAGACGGTCCTTCTCCACTTCTTCCTCGTAACCTCTCTACATTCAATATTATTTCTAAAAAACATGGTGAAGGCGCAACAACTGCTGACTTCAACTCCGGTAAAGCCACCATCGGCACCGGTCCTTACATGTTAGTTGAATGGAAACGTGGTGATTCCATTATCTACAAACGTAATGACAACTACTGGGGCGAAAAAATGCCTTGGGAAACCATTATTGCTAAGCCTATTACCAATGATGGAACTCGTGTAGCTGCACTTAAATCCGGCGACGTTGATCTTATCAACTTTGTTCCACCGGCAGACGTAGCGCACCTTTCCAAAGATGCAAAACTCACCATGTCTAAATCTCCATCTACTCGTCTCATTTACCTGCACCTTGATTCCGACCGTGATGACAGCCCTATGGTAACTGACAACAACGGTAAAAAAATCAAGAACCCGTTGAAAGACGTACGAGTACGTAAAGCTATTTCCAAAGCAATCCACCGTAAAGCTATCGCTGCACGCATTATGGACGGTCTTGCTGTTCCTGCTGCACAGATGGTTCCTGAGGGCTACGAAGGTACAAGCAAAAACCTGAAGCCTGAAGAATACGACCCGAAAGGCGCTAAAGCTCTGCTCGCAGAAGCTGGTTACCCTGAAGGTTTTAAAATTACCATCCACGGTCCAAACGACCGTTATGTAAACGACGGCGATATTGCACAGGCTATTGCACAGATGCTGACTAAAGTTGGTATTAAAACAGAAGTAAACACCATGCCTAAGAGTGTATACTTCGGCAAAGCTTCTGCTCTCGAATTCAGCCTCATGCTCGTTGGCTGGGCTACCGACACCGGTGAGCACTCCAACTGCATAGCTGCACTGCTTCATACCTACGATAAAGAAAAAGGCTTCGGCTCTTCTAACCGTGGTCGCTACTCCAACCCTAAAGTTGACGCTCTGCTCGAAGAAGCTCTCGTTACCGTTGACCCTGTAAAGCATAACGAACTTCTTGTAGAAGCTGTTGAGCTTGGTCTTGGTGAAGTAGGCATCGTACCTATTCACTATCAGGTAAACGTGTGGGCTATGAAAAAAGGTCTCAACTACGAAGGTCGTGCAGACGGCTACACACTTCCACGCGCTATCAGCGTTGCGAAATAG
- a CDS encoding ABC transporter permease — protein MADNMTEATVQAPAVHDESLFLQAVKEFFENRVAAVGLVLLIIMIGIALFAPYIAPQNPYDLMAIDIMDGKLAPGSTSFDGSISYWLGTDSQGRDMFSSILYGLRISLGVGVVSTIIALIIGAIIGLWAAYVGGKTDTVIMRIVDLQLSFPAILVALILLAILGKGVDKIILALILVQWAYYARAIRSNVLVERSKEYVEAAKCLALPQRRIMFSHVLPNCTPELIVISTVKVASAIALEATLSFLGLGMPITEPSLGLLISNGFKYLQSGYYWISFYPGVALLILIVSINLVGDRLRDVLNPRLKR, from the coding sequence ATGGCAGATAATATGACAGAAGCTACTGTACAGGCTCCGGCGGTTCATGATGAATCCTTGTTCCTGCAAGCAGTAAAAGAATTTTTTGAAAACCGTGTGGCAGCGGTCGGTCTTGTTCTTTTAATCATAATGATCGGCATCGCGCTGTTTGCTCCGTATATCGCTCCGCAAAATCCATACGACTTGATGGCTATCGACATTATGGACGGCAAACTTGCGCCGGGTTCCACGTCTTTTGACGGGTCTATTTCATACTGGCTCGGCACAGACAGCCAAGGTCGCGACATGTTCAGCTCTATTCTTTACGGGCTGCGCATTTCACTGGGTGTTGGCGTTGTATCAACTATCATCGCACTTATTATTGGTGCAATCATAGGGCTTTGGGCTGCATATGTCGGTGGTAAAACAGATACCGTCATCATGCGTATTGTTGACTTGCAGCTGAGTTTTCCAGCAATCCTTGTTGCGCTCATCCTGCTGGCAATTCTCGGTAAAGGGGTCGATAAAATCATCCTTGCCCTGATTCTTGTTCAGTGGGCGTACTACGCCCGAGCCATCCGTTCCAACGTACTTGTTGAACGCAGTAAAGAATATGTTGAAGCTGCCAAATGCCTCGCACTACCGCAGCGCCGCATCATGTTCTCCCATGTATTACCGAACTGTACTCCTGAACTTATTGTAATCTCTACCGTTAAAGTAGCGAGTGCCATCGCGCTTGAAGCAACCCTTTCTTTCCTCGGGCTTGGTATGCCAATTACCGAACCATCATTAGGTTTGCTTATTTCCAACGGCTTTAAATACCTGCAAAGCGGCTACTACTGGATCAGTTTTTATCCGGGTGTTGCCCTGCTCATACTTATTGTAAGCATCAACCTTGTTGGTGACAGATTACGTGACGTTCTGAACCCGAGGTTAAAACGATGA